A window of the Microplitis mediator isolate UGA2020A chromosome 5, iyMicMedi2.1, whole genome shotgun sequence genome harbors these coding sequences:
- the LOC130668515 gene encoding probable ATP-dependent RNA helicase DDX28 yields the protein MFRQICNLCQKVEVTAIRNLRKYSLSAAWRQNSILMYPEIDEDDHDTPEIKNNDVIKPIIQCRRKIFNFYPGKTYRKFEDMPIASGSWHNAKSKGDYFTIYPTLEEEQEEEAELRIKSFDDLCINEGLIKNLKFYNIEEPTLIQKRGIPEILNGQNIFITAETGCGKTLTYLLPVMNQVLKWKTLVQDRPHNSPLALILTPSRELAHQIGAEAKKLSINLGINVKTLSGGKTKKLMRNPSIRDVDILIGTIGVISKLTTVKIYKLNYVRHTVIDEAHALFDETFEEKMQYFLKRIKFGFEQVGNNFPESSQLTFASATLPKTMPEYLNKCVDMDSIIQISTANTHRVLVPQKFMRLGGSQKAPMLLKLVKPRALRREPTLIFSNDSSTCDFISIFLNQMNIKATNLHGSIPTEVRNGKYRAFKNGEISVLSTTNAGARGLDTIMVDFIINYDFPMSTIEYIHRCGRTGRVGGKINGRVINFISKPLEIEMTKKIERITRRMQPLPMFDITEQREKREMDNEIKQLIAQS from the exons atgtttcgacaaatttgtaatttatgtcAAAAAGTTGAAGTTACTGCGATTCGTAACCTCCGAAAGTACTCG ttgtcaGCAGCATGGAGGCAAAATTCAATACTGATGTATCCGGAAATAGACGAAGATGATCATGATACtccagaaataaaaaataatgatgtcATTAAACCAATAATACAGTGTAgaaggaaaatatttaatttttatccagGTAAAACATACAGGAAATTTGAAGACATGCCAATAGCATCTGGGTCATGGCACAATGCTAAATCTAAAGGAGATTACTTTACAATTTATCCTACGCTTGag gaAGAGCAAGAAGAAGAGGCAGAGTTAAGAATAAAGTCATTTGATGATTTATGTATTAATGaaggtttaattaaaaatcttaaattttataatattgagGAACCAACATTGATACAAAAACGGGGAATACctgaaatattaaatggacaaaatatatttataactgcTGAAACAGGATGTGGAAAAACATTGACGTATTTACTTCCTGTAATGAATCAAGTCTTAAAATGGAAAACTCTTGTTCAAGATAGGCCACATAATTCCCCACTCGCTTTAATTCTTACACCCAGTCGTGAATTAGCACATCAAATTggt gccgaagcaaaaaaattgtcaataaaTTTAGGTATTAACGTAAAAACATTAAGTGGAGGTAAAACTAAAAAACTGATGCGTAATCCATCAATTAGAGACGTTGATATTTTAATTGGTACAATTGGTGTCATAAGTAAACTAACAACAGTAAAGATTTATAAACTAAACTACGTACGTCATACTGTAATTGATGAAGCCCACGCACTTTTTGATGAAACTTTTGAggaaaaaatgcaatattttcttaaaagaattaaa TTTGGATTTGAACAAGTTGGTAATAATTTTCCGGAAAGCAGTCAACTAACATTCGCTTCCGCTACATTGCCTAAAACAATGccagaatatttaaataaatgtgttgac ATGGATTCtattattcaaatatcaaCAGCTAATACACATCGAGTTCTGGTGCCACAAAAATTTATGCGACTTGGAGGATCACAAAAAGCACCAATGCTACTAAAATTAGTAAAACCACGTGCGCTGAGACGAGAACCAACATTAATATTCAGCAACGACTCTTCAACGTGTGACTTTATttccatatttttaaatcaaatgaaTATAAAGGCAACAAATTTACATGGCTCGATACCAACCGAGGTACGCAACGGCAAATACAGAGCATTTAAAAACGGTGAAATCAGTGTGTTGTCGACGACAAATGCTGGTGCTAGAGGATTAGATACGATTATGgttgattttataattaattatgattttccAATGAGTACCATTGAATATATTCACAG atgCGGAAGAACCGGAAGAGTTGGCGGAAAAATAAATGGCagagttattaattttataagtaaacCACTTGAAATAgaaatgactaaaaaaatagaaCGTATTACAAGACGTATGCAACCACTTCCGATGTTTGACATTACAGAGCAACGTGAAAAAAGGGAAATGGATAATGAAATTAAACAGCTTATAGCGCAGtcttaa
- the LOC130668272 gene encoding cationic amino acid transporter 4, with protein MPSVRRMILGHVMSGICSKMNRIKRLDGDGMETPLKRCLTTFDMTFLGVGHMMGAGIYVLTGQVAHSIAGPAIIISFMLAGLASAFSAYCYAEFGARVPKAGSAYVYTYVALGEFWAFVIGWNIILEHMIGAASVARAWSGYVDSLAGGTLSNFTGNLMAGHEMSSSLGHIPDPLACILCLVYALLLGTGVKISSRLNSVLTLVNLGVIGLVVGLGFQYASLGNWTDEKHYGFMPFGIAGVMAGAAKCFYAFVGFDSIASCGEEARNPSKSIPRATTYSMIIVVIGYILLSGMLTLVVPYWEINPTAALSEAFASKGVTWAKYVISIGALCGMTTTLFGSLFSLPRIIYAMASDGLLFSFLGRVNERTQLPIINLAVSGVLCSIIALLFDLAHLVEFMSIGTFLAYTIVSASVIILRYRPSNEIPEFIPSTKTHEGESSSDTSSTSSLTDSSPDDSQLIECQKVNPVGRLKKRYAKLSSFIGNWEPGTAVIAALIIYIAGCSCVSVLLLGLTSPFDHELSWWNSLLYLFVSLIMVACLLVIGAHEQCPATDDKFRVLFVPVVPAISIYINILLMSHLQILTWLRFLVWMFIGILIYFLYGIHHSKEASGPNSYSVLMTRFEEEQAQARSKVNSGLRFKTNRLSQSKKNSDKQPILNADSYR; from the exons ATGCCTTCGGTTCGAAGAATGATTCTCGGACATGTGATGTCTGGGATTTGTTCTAAAATGAACCGGATAAAGCGTCTTGATGGTGATGGAATGGAGACGCCTTTGAAGAGATGCTTAACAACTTTCGATATGACGTTTCtgg gTGTCGGTCATATGATGGGAGCTGGCATTTATGTATTGACTGGTCAAGTAGCTCATTCAATAGCTGGACCAGCTATAATAATAAGTTTCATGTTGGCTGGATTAGCATCCGCTTTTTCGGCATACTGTTATGCTGAATTTGGTGCCCGTGTTCCAAAAGCTGGCAGTGCTTACGTTTATACTTACGTGGCATTAGGCGAGTTCTGGGCATTTGTTATCGGCTGGAATATTATTCTAGAGCATATGATAG gGGCTGCTTCAGTAGCAAGAGCTTGGAGTGGATATGTAGATTCATTAGCAGGAGGAACGTTAAGCAATTTTACTGGTAATCTTATGGCTGGTCATGAAATGAGTTCATCACTTGGACATATACCAGATCCACTGGCCTGTATACTTTGTCTTGTGTATGCTCTTCTCCTGGGaactggtgttaaaatatcaTCAAGATTAAATTCAGTCCTTACACTCGTAAATCTCGGCGTAATCGGCTTAGTAGTTGGGCTCGGATTTCAATACGCGAGCTTGGGTAATTGGACCGACGAAAAGCACTACGGATTTATGCCATTTGGCATCGCTGGTGTCATGGcag gtGCTGCGAAATGTTTTTATGCATTTGTCGGTTTTGATTCAATCGCTAGCTGCGGTGAAGAAGCGCGGAACCCAAGCAAAAGTATACCAAGAGCAACAACATATTCAATGATAATAGTAGTAATCGGGTACATTCTTCTCAGCGGAATGCTGACATTAGTGGTACCATACTGGGAAATAAATCCAACGGCAGCATTATCCGAAGCATTCGCATCGAAAGGCGTTACCTGGGCAAAGTATGTCATCAGCATCGGAGCACTGTGCGGCATGACAACAACTCTCTTTGgatcattattttcattaccaAGAATAATATACGCCATGGCTAGTGATGGTTTACTCTTTTCATTCCTGGGTCGTGTCAATGAACGTACACAATTgccaattattaatttagcCGTCAGTGGAGTTCTGTGTTCTATAATTGCTCTACTATTTGACTTAGCACACCTTGTGGAATTCATGTCCATCGGTACTTTTCTTGCTTATACTATTGTATCAGCGAGTGTTATTATTTTGCGATACAGACCTAGCAATGAGATTCCGGAATTTATTCCAAGTACAAAGACACATGAAGGTGAATCATCCAGCGATACCAGTAGTACCAGTAGTCTGACTGATTCATCACCTGATGACTCTCAGCTCATTGAATGTCAAAAAGTAAATCCTGTTGGTAGATTAAAAAAACGTTATGCTAAATTGTCAAGTTTTATTGGAAACTGGGAGCCTGGGACAGCTGTAATTGCAGCATTAATAATCTACATTGCTGGATGCTCCTGTGTCTCAGTACTTTTACTCGGTCTTACTTCGCCATTTGATCATGAACTATCTTGGTGGAATAGTTTACTTTACTTATTCGTTTCATTGATTATGGTCGCCTGTTTACTCGTAATTGGAGCACACGAACAATGCCCAGCTACTGATGATAAATTCCGAGTACTTTTTGTACCAGTCGTACCTGcaataagtatttatattaatattcttCTTATGAGTCATTTACAAATACTGACGTGGCTGCGTTTCCTTGTATGGATGTTTATTG gaattcttatttacttcctcTATGGAATTCATCATAGCAAAGAAGCATCAGGTCCTAATTCGTATTCTGTTCTCATGACAAGATTCGAAGAAGAACAAGCTCAAGCACGCAGTAAAGTTAATTCTGGTTTAAGATTTAAAACGAATCGTTTATCTCAGTCTAAAAAGAATTCTGATAAACAACCGATTCTCAATGCCGATTCATATCGTTAA